A region from the Lemur catta isolate mLemCat1 chromosome 7, mLemCat1.pri, whole genome shotgun sequence genome encodes:
- the LOC123642139 gene encoding olfactory receptor 9I1-like, whose product MLPHRMQRLRSFSAVFPREDADPEMGSPCFGGSTQTSFGITAELGNQAMVLGRNREEAATWQATGCRGSNCAGLHGSLSGTQTRGAHVDIKNNPHKVELILELQGAVDLQVILEYDLGFVAENSTMVTGFVLVGFQLQAELQMGLFFVFLALYLVTVGSNLGMMVLIQSDPRLQTPMYFFLSHLSFLDICYSSVIVPQLLATLGTDKKVITYEHCASQFFFFTFCASAECLLLAVMAYDRYVAVCNPLLYATAMTPHTHLGLVAGAYAGGMVNSMVRTGCTFSISFCKSNRVDFFFCDLPPLLKLACSETRPQEQVIYILAFLVITTSISVILISYLFIIRAILKIRAAGGKAKTFSTCASHMAAVALFFGTLIFIYLKGNMGRSLGEDKIVSVFYTVVIPMLNPIIYSLRNKEVKEAMKKIFNRMRVSQAE is encoded by the exons ATGTTACCGCACAGGATGCAGCGTCTGAGGTCCTTTAGCGCAGTCTTTCCACGTGAGGACGCAGACCCCGAGATGGGCAGCCCCTGCTTCGGTGGCAGCACCCAGAC GTCCTTTGGAATAACAGCAGAACTTGGAAATCAGGCCATGGTGCTTGGCAGGAACAGAGAAGAAGCAGCAACTTGGCAGGCAACAGGCTGCAGAGGTTCTAACTGTGCTGGTCTCCACGGTTCACTGTCTGGCACCCAAACCCGTGGTGCTCATGTGGACATCAAAAACAACCCCCACAAGGTAGAGTTGATCTTGGAACTTCAGGGGGCTGTGGACTTGCAGGTGATTCTAGAAT aTGACCTTGGGTTCGTGGCAGAGAACAGCACCATGGTTACGGGATTTGTGCTGGTGGGGTTCCAGCTGCAGGCAGAGCTGCAGATGGGTCTCTTCTTTGTGTTTCTGGCCCTTTACCTCGTCACCGTGGGGAGCAACCTCGGCATGATGGTGCTAATTCAGAGTGACCCTCGGCTCCAGAcgcccatgtacttcttcctcagCCACCTCTCCTTCCTGGACATTTGCTACTCTTCTGTTATTGTCCCTCAGTTGCTTGCGACTTTGGGGACAGATAAGAAGGTCATCACCTATGAGCACTGTGCCAGCCAGTTCTTCTTTTTCACCTTCTGTGCTAGCGCTGAATGTCTCCTTTTGGCCgtgatggcctatgaccgctacGTGGCTGTGTGTAACCCCCTGCTCTATGCCACGGCCATGACACCACACACCCACCTGGGGCTGGTGGCTGGGGCATATGCTGGTGGCATGGTCAATTCCATGGTCCGCACTGGGTGTACCTTCTCCATCTCCTTCTGCAAGTCCAATCGTGTAGACTTCTTCTTTTGTGACCTCCCACCCCTGTTGAAGCTTGCTTGTAGTGAAACTAGGCCACAGGAGCAGGTAATCTACATCTTAGCTTTCTTGGTCATCACAACCAGCATTTCAGTGATTCTTATATCCTACCTATTCATCATTCGGGCTATTCTGAAGATTCGTGCAGCAGGTGGCAAAGCTAAGACCTTCTCCACCTGTGCGTCTCACATGGCTGCAGTGGCTCTTTTCTTTGGGACACTCATATTCATATACCTGAAAGGTAACATGGGCAGATCCCTTGGGGAAGACAAGATTGTGTCGGTATTTTACACTGTGGTTATCCCCATGCTAAACCCAAtcatctacagcctgaggaacaaAGAAGTAAAGGAGGCTATGAAGAAAATTTTCAATAGGATGAGGGTTTCCCAAGCAGAGTAA